A window of the Janthinobacterium agaricidamnosum NBRC 102515 = DSM 9628 genome harbors these coding sequences:
- a CDS encoding ABC transporter ATP-binding protein, whose product MMRDDSMRMEQPARQGGPVILDLRHISLSFGGIQALDDISFDIRQHEIRAIIGPNGAGKSSMLNVINGVYRPQQGHILHRGRQYQGMDCHTAAQSGIARTFQNIALFKGMTVLDNIMTGRHLKMRCNFLQQALYWGAARREEIAHRQKAEEIIDFLEIQAIRKTPAGRLPYGLQKRVELGRALAAEPEILLLDEPMAGMNVEEKQDMCRFILDINDQFGTTIVLIEHDMGVVMDISDRVVVLDYGRKIGDGTPDQVRANRDVINAYLGAH is encoded by the coding sequence ATGATGCGCGACGACAGCATGCGCATGGAACAGCCGGCGCGCCAGGGCGGTCCGGTCATCCTCGACCTGCGGCATATCTCGCTGTCGTTCGGCGGCATCCAGGCGCTGGACGATATTTCCTTCGACATCAGGCAGCATGAAATCCGCGCCATCATCGGCCCCAACGGCGCCGGCAAAAGTTCGATGCTGAACGTGATCAATGGCGTGTACCGGCCGCAGCAGGGTCACATCCTGCATCGCGGCCGGCAGTACCAGGGCATGGATTGCCATACCGCCGCCCAATCCGGCATCGCGCGCACATTCCAGAATATCGCGCTGTTCAAGGGCATGACGGTACTGGACAACATCATGACCGGCCGCCACCTCAAAATGCGCTGCAACTTCCTGCAACAGGCGCTGTACTGGGGCGCGGCGCGGCGCGAGGAAATCGCGCACCGCCAGAAGGCCGAGGAAATCATCGATTTTCTGGAAATCCAGGCAATCCGCAAGACGCCGGCCGGGCGCCTGCCGTACGGCTTGCAAAAGCGGGTGGAACTGGGCCGCGCGCTGGCCGCCGAGCCGGAGATCTTGCTGCTCGACGAACCGATGGCCGGCATGAACGTCGAGGAAAAACAGGATATGTGCCGCTTCATCCTCGATATCAACGACCAGTTCGGCACCACCATCGTGCTGATCGAGCATGACATGGGCGTGGTGATGGATATCTCGGACCGGGTAGTGGTGCTCGACTACGGCAGAAAGATCGGCGACGGCACGCCGGACCAGGTGCGGGCCAACCGGGATGTCATCAACGCCTATCTCGGCGCCCACTGA
- a CDS encoding branched-chain amino acid ABC transporter permease: protein MHLNFFFEVLIGGLLSGVMYALVAIGFVLIYKASGVFNFAQGAMVFFAALTCVGMIDQFGVPLWLAIGLTSIVMIVLGFAIERVVLRPLVNQPEITLFMATIGLAFFIEGLAQLLWGSQVHQLSLPVDDVPLPWLMARFNLIVSQFDLVAAGICALLVATLALLFSKTRIGRALRAVADDHQAALAVGIPLQRIWAVLWAVAGLVALVAGLLWGARNGVQFALTFVALKALPVLILGGFTSIPGAIVGGLVIGASEKLAEVYLGPLVGGGIEGWFPYVLALLFLLVRPEGLFGEKIIRRI, encoded by the coding sequence ATGCATCTCAATTTCTTCTTCGAAGTGCTGATCGGCGGCCTGCTGTCGGGCGTCATGTACGCGCTGGTGGCGATCGGCTTCGTGCTGATCTACAAGGCCTCCGGCGTGTTCAATTTCGCCCAGGGCGCGATGGTGTTTTTCGCCGCGCTGACCTGCGTCGGCATGATCGACCAATTCGGCGTGCCGCTGTGGCTGGCGATAGGACTGACCAGCATCGTGATGATCGTCCTGGGATTCGCCATCGAGCGGGTGGTGCTGCGCCCGCTGGTCAACCAGCCGGAAATCACGCTGTTCATGGCCACCATCGGCCTGGCGTTTTTTATCGAGGGACTGGCACAACTGCTGTGGGGCTCGCAAGTGCACCAGCTGAGCTTGCCGGTCGACGACGTGCCGCTGCCCTGGCTGATGGCGCGCTTCAACCTGATCGTGTCGCAATTCGACCTGGTCGCGGCCGGCATTTGCGCACTGCTGGTCGCTACGCTGGCGCTGCTGTTCTCGAAAACCCGGATCGGCCGCGCGCTGCGCGCGGTCGCCGACGACCACCAGGCCGCGCTGGCGGTCGGCATTCCCTTGCAGCGCATCTGGGCGGTGCTGTGGGCGGTGGCCGGGCTGGTCGCGCTGGTGGCGGGCTTGCTGTGGGGCGCCCGCAACGGCGTGCAATTCGCGCTGACCTTCGTCGCATTAAAAGCGTTGCCGGTGCTGATACTGGGCGGCTTCACGTCGATCCCGGGCGCCATCGTCGGCGGCCTGGTCATCGGTGCGTCGGAAAAACTGGCGGAAGTGTACCTGGGACCGCTGGTCGGCGGCGGCATCGAAGGCTGGTTCCCATACGTGCTGGCGCTGCTGTTCCTGCTGGTGCGGCCGGAAGGGCTATTCGGCGAAAAAATCATCCGCAGAATCTAG
- a CDS encoding branched-chain amino acid ABC transporter permease, giving the protein MFYREAGQFKTSYQSDSQIFPIRQDRVVLAVTLAVALLVLPYFGSPYLLSAIMIPFLIFALAALGLNILTGYAGQLSLGSAAFMAVGAFASYNFMARLPGLPLLAGFILGGLCAALVGIVFGLPSLRIRGFYLAASTLATQFFVLWCLTKIPYLTNDSASGVITVQKMRILGYQFDTPHSKYILVLLIVAGMALLAKNLVRCTVGRSWMALRDMDMAAEVIGFRPMRTKLLAFAVSSFYCGVAGALYAYAYLGTVEPEAYSLDLSFRILFMIIIGGVGSILGSFLGAAFIVLLPIALNMLAHAAGVPGSIASNLELMVFGALIIFFLIVEPHGLARLWQITKEKLRLWPFPH; this is encoded by the coding sequence ATGTTTTATCGCGAAGCGGGACAATTCAAGACCAGCTACCAGAGCGACAGCCAGATCTTCCCGATCCGCCAGGACCGGGTGGTGCTGGCCGTCACGCTGGCCGTGGCGCTGCTGGTGCTGCCGTATTTCGGCTCGCCCTACCTGCTGTCGGCGATCATGATCCCGTTCCTGATCTTCGCGCTGGCGGCGCTGGGCCTGAACATCCTGACCGGTTACGCCGGCCAGCTGTCGCTCGGCAGCGCCGCCTTCATGGCGGTCGGCGCCTTCGCCTCGTATAACTTCATGGCCCGCCTGCCCGGCTTGCCGCTGCTGGCCGGGTTCATCCTCGGCGGCCTGTGCGCGGCGCTGGTCGGCATCGTTTTCGGCTTGCCGTCGCTGCGCATCCGGGGTTTTTACCTGGCCGCGTCGACGCTGGCCACGCAATTCTTCGTGCTCTGGTGCCTGACCAAGATTCCCTACCTGACCAATGACAGCGCGTCGGGCGTGATCACGGTGCAAAAGATGCGCATCCTCGGCTACCAGTTCGACACGCCGCACAGCAAATACATTTTGGTGCTGCTGATCGTGGCGGGCATGGCGCTGCTGGCCAAGAACCTGGTGCGCTGTACCGTCGGGCGTTCATGGATGGCGCTGCGCGACATGGACATGGCGGCTGAAGTGATCGGTTTCCGGCCGATGCGCACCAAGCTGCTGGCGTTCGCGGTCAGCTCGTTTTATTGCGGCGTGGCCGGCGCGCTGTACGCCTACGCCTACCTCGGCACCGTCGAGCCGGAAGCCTACAGCCTGGACCTGTCGTTCCGCATCCTGTTCATGATCATCATCGGCGGCGTCGGCTCGATACTCGGCTCCTTCCTCGGCGCGGCCTTCATCGTGCTGCTGCCGATCGCGCTGAACATGCTGGCGCACGCGGCAGGAGTGCCAGGCAGCATCGCGTCGAACCTGGAATTGATGGTGTTCGGCGCGCTGATCATCTTTTTCCTGATCGTCGAGCCCCACGGCCTGGCGCGCTTGTGGCAAATAACAAAGGAAAAACTGCGCTTGTGGCCCTTCCCGCATTAA
- a CDS encoding ABC transporter substrate-binding protein translates to MTFIKSLLLGAAFGSAALTVTSTAHAQAKDQFIALPSYRVGPYAAGGSGFYGGIVDYFNLVNLAGGVNGVKISWEECETEYNPSRGIECYERLKTRQGGATLVETLSTGVAYGILDRVASDKVPMTMIGYGRSDAANGKVFPYVFPLISSYWSQAAAMISYLGDKHGGMQQLKGKKIVDLYHDSAFGKEPLPVFEALAAQYGFSLIKIPVAPPGSEQQSQWLQIRQANPDHVILWGWGVMNSVAIKTAQRNGFPREKMLGVWWAGSEEDTVPSGDAARGYSAMSFNTPGNYPLLEQLRSKLYAADRGNLSDQSRIGSVYHMRGISAAILWVEAMRTAQDKFGKGKPVTGEQLRWGLENLNVDAARQKELGAAGMFPPVKTSCDDHEGSGAVKVQQWDGKRWNAVTPHWIVGDKALVRRLVDASSGKYAAEKKIVPGCLP, encoded by the coding sequence ATGACATTCATCAAATCGCTATTGCTGGGCGCGGCCTTCGGCAGCGCCGCCTTGACCGTGACCAGCACCGCCCACGCGCAGGCAAAAGACCAGTTCATCGCGCTGCCGTCCTACCGCGTCGGCCCGTACGCGGCCGGCGGTTCCGGCTTTTACGGCGGCATCGTCGATTACTTCAACCTGGTCAACCTGGCCGGCGGGGTCAACGGCGTCAAGATCAGCTGGGAAGAATGCGAAACCGAATACAACCCCTCGCGCGGCATCGAATGTTATGAACGCCTGAAAACCAGGCAAGGCGGCGCCACGCTGGTCGAGACGCTGTCGACCGGGGTCGCCTACGGCATCCTGGACCGGGTCGCGTCAGACAAGGTCCCGATGACGATGATCGGCTACGGCCGCTCGGACGCCGCCAACGGCAAGGTGTTCCCGTATGTGTTTCCGCTGATTTCCAGCTACTGGAGCCAGGCCGCCGCGATGATCAGCTACCTCGGCGACAAGCACGGCGGCATGCAGCAATTGAAGGGCAAGAAAATCGTCGACCTGTACCACGACTCCGCGTTCGGCAAGGAACCGCTGCCGGTGTTCGAAGCGCTGGCGGCGCAATATGGTTTCAGCCTGATCAAGATCCCGGTCGCGCCGCCGGGCAGCGAACAGCAGTCGCAATGGCTGCAAATCCGCCAGGCCAATCCCGACCATGTGATCCTGTGGGGCTGGGGCGTGATGAATTCGGTCGCCATCAAGACCGCCCAGCGCAACGGCTTCCCGCGCGAAAAAATGCTGGGCGTGTGGTGGGCCGGCTCCGAGGAAGACACGGTACCGTCGGGCGACGCCGCCAGGGGCTACAGCGCGATGAGCTTCAACACGCCGGGCAATTACCCGCTGCTCGAGCAGTTGCGCAGCAAGCTGTACGCCGCCGACAGGGGCAACCTGTCCGACCAGTCGCGCATCGGCTCGGTGTACCACATGCGCGGCATCAGCGCCGCCATATTGTGGGTCGAGGCGATGCGCACCGCGCAAGACAAGTTCGGCAAGGGCAAGCCGGTCACCGGAGAACAACTGCGCTGGGGCCTGGAAAACCTGAACGTCGATGCGGCGCGCCAGAAGGAGCTCGGTGCGGCCGGCATGTTCCCGCCGGTGAAAACCAGCTGCGACGACCATGAAGGTTCCGGCGCGGTCAAGGTGCAGCAGTGGGACGGCAAGCGATGGAACGCCGTCACGCCGCACTGGATCGTCGGCGACAAGGCGCTGGTGCGCAGGCTGGTCGATGCATCGTCGGGCAAGTACGCGGCCGAGAAAAAGATCGTGCCGGGCTGTCTGCCATGA
- a CDS encoding ABC transporter ATP-binding protein, giving the protein MTQIPSAPGLSVNNIEVIYDHVILVLKGVSLQVPQGKIVALLGANGAGKSTTLKAISTLLRGERGDVTKGEIRFNGERVDQLTPNQLVRRGLSQVMEGRHCFGHLSIEENLLTGAYTRSLSRAGLSDALEQVYHYFPRLKTRRASQAGYTSGGEQQMCAIGRALMAKPSMILLDEPSMGIAPQIVDEIFGIVKDLNQQENVSFLLAEQNTSIALRHADFGYILENGRVVMEGEASELAGNEDVKEFYLGLAGAGRKSFRDMKFYRRRKRWLA; this is encoded by the coding sequence ATGACTCAGATTCCCAGCGCGCCCGGCCTGTCAGTCAACAATATCGAAGTCATTTACGACCATGTGATCCTGGTCTTGAAGGGCGTGTCGCTGCAGGTGCCGCAGGGGAAAATCGTGGCCCTGCTGGGCGCCAACGGGGCCGGTAAATCGACCACCTTGAAAGCCATTTCGACGCTGCTGCGCGGCGAACGGGGCGACGTCACCAAGGGCGAAATCCGCTTCAACGGCGAACGGGTCGACCAGTTGACGCCGAATCAGCTGGTGCGGCGCGGCCTGTCGCAGGTGATGGAGGGCCGCCACTGTTTCGGCCACCTGAGCATCGAGGAAAACCTGCTCACCGGCGCCTATACGCGCAGCCTGTCGCGGGCCGGCTTGTCCGATGCGCTGGAACAGGTGTACCACTATTTTCCGCGCCTCAAAACGCGCCGCGCCAGCCAGGCCGGCTACACTTCGGGCGGCGAACAGCAGATGTGCGCGATCGGCCGCGCGCTGATGGCCAAGCCGTCGATGATCTTGCTGGACGAACCGTCGATGGGCATCGCGCCGCAAATCGTCGACGAGATTTTCGGCATCGTCAAGGACTTGAACCAGCAGGAAAACGTGTCCTTCCTGCTGGCCGAACAAAACACCAGCATCGCGCTGCGCCACGCCGACTTTGGCTATATCCTGGAAAACGGCAGGGTCGTGATGGAAGGCGAGGCCAGCGAACTGGCCGGCAATGAAGACGTCAAGGAGTTCTACCTCGGCCTGGCCGGCGCCGGCCGCAAGAGCTTTCGCGACATGAAATTCTACCGCCGCCGCAAACGCTGGCTGGCTTGA
- a CDS encoding hypoxanthine-guanine phosphoribosyltransferase — MQEFHHQRARALLKNAELIFDQHDVQTAVTRMADVLNTRYNADGCEEFPLVLGVMGGAVVFTGSLLPQLSFPLEFDYIHVSRYGDDDKGGEVVWKVIPRSNVAGRTVIVLDDILDEGETLAHVKQRLLDMGAAEVILAVFADKAIGKSKPVQADIVGLTIPNRFVVGFGMDAYGYWRNLPGLWAISPEDLKQN; from the coding sequence ATGCAAGAGTTTCATCACCAGCGAGCCCGCGCGCTGTTAAAAAATGCGGAATTGATTTTCGATCAACACGACGTGCAAACCGCGGTGACGCGCATGGCCGACGTGCTGAACACGCGCTATAACGCCGACGGCTGCGAAGAGTTCCCGCTGGTGCTGGGCGTGATGGGCGGCGCGGTGGTCTTCACCGGCAGCCTGCTGCCGCAACTGAGCTTCCCGCTGGAATTCGACTACATCCACGTCAGCCGCTACGGCGACGACGACAAGGGCGGCGAAGTGGTGTGGAAAGTGATCCCGCGCTCGAACGTGGCCGGCCGCACCGTCATCGTGCTGGACGACATCCTGGACGAAGGCGAAACGCTGGCGCACGTCAAGCAGCGCCTGCTCGACATGGGCGCGGCGGAAGTGATTTTGGCGGTGTTCGCCGACAAGGCCATCGGAAAATCGAAGCCCGTGCAAGCCGACATCGTCGGCCTGACCATCCCGAACCGCTTCGTGGTCGGTTTCGGCATGGATGCGTATGGCTACTGGCGTAATTTGCCGGGATTATGGGCCATCAGCCCGGAAGACTTGAAGCAGAATTAA
- a CDS encoding NAD(P)H-dependent flavin oxidoreductase encodes MALPIALQNLSLPVIGSPLFIASGPALVAAQCKAGIVGSFPALNARPAALLDTWLTDLQAELAAYQAAHPHAKVGPIAVNQIVHQSNDRLAHDVAVCVEHKVPIIISSLRAPPKEMLDAIHGYGGIVLHDVVSIRHAEKSLEAGVDGLILVAAGAGGHAGTLSPFALVGEVRKFFNGPLALSGSIATGDAILAAQAMGADFAYIGSRWLATRESNVSDGYRDAIVESAASDIVYTNLFTGVHGNYLKKSIIAAGLNPDALPEADKSSMNFGSGSAKAWRDIWGAGQGVGLMNDVPSVADMVARLKQEYDAARARLSL; translated from the coding sequence ATGGCATTGCCAATTGCGTTGCAAAACCTATCCCTTCCCGTTATCGGCTCGCCGCTGTTCATCGCCAGCGGCCCGGCCTTGGTGGCGGCTCAATGCAAGGCCGGCATCGTCGGCTCCTTCCCGGCGCTCAATGCGCGGCCGGCCGCATTGCTCGATACCTGGCTGACCGACCTGCAAGCCGAACTGGCCGCCTACCAGGCCGCGCATCCGCACGCCAAGGTCGGCCCGATCGCCGTCAACCAGATCGTGCACCAGTCGAACGACCGCCTGGCGCATGACGTCGCGGTGTGCGTCGAACACAAGGTGCCCATCATTATTTCGTCGCTGCGCGCGCCGCCGAAAGAGATGCTGGATGCGATCCACGGCTACGGCGGCATCGTGCTGCACGACGTGGTATCGATCCGCCATGCGGAAAAATCGCTGGAAGCCGGCGTCGACGGCCTGATCCTGGTGGCGGCCGGCGCCGGCGGCCATGCCGGCACGCTGTCGCCGTTCGCGCTGGTCGGCGAAGTGCGCAAATTCTTCAACGGTCCGCTGGCGCTGTCCGGCTCGATTGCCACCGGCGACGCCATCCTGGCGGCGCAGGCGATGGGCGCCGACTTCGCCTACATCGGCTCGCGCTGGCTGGCGACCCGGGAATCGAACGTCAGCGACGGCTACCGCGACGCCATCGTCGAATCGGCCGCGTCGGACATCGTCTACACCAACCTGTTCACCGGCGTGCACGGCAATTACCTGAAGAAATCGATCATCGCGGCGGGATTGAACCCGGACGCGTTGCCGGAAGCGGACAAGAGCTCGATGAATTTCGGCTCCGGCAGCGCCAAGGCGTGGCGCGACATCTGGGGCGCCGGCCAGGGCGTGGGCTTGATGAACGACGTGCCGAGCGTGGCCGACATGGTGGCCCGTTTGAAGCAGGAATACGACGCGGCGCGGGCGCGCCTGAGCCTGTAA
- a CDS encoding MBL fold metallo-hydrolase, which yields MKPLPATLQVFQRGWLSSNNILLSGRGDTALIDSGYASHAPQTLALVQAALQGRPLDRLFNTHLHSDHCGGNAILQAHYGCRTAIPAAEADKVRCWDTDALSFKATGQQCQRFVCDATIAPGDVLILGELEWQVLGAPGHDPHALIFYCPQERLLISGDALWENGFGVIFPELDGESGFAEARATLELIAGLDAELAIPGHGAPFGAVDGALKRAFSRLDYLSSEPLRNAQNAVKVLLKFLLLERRRIALAELPDLLDAIPVLRASNRRLLRQPRAELAAWAVRQLIKAGAARIDGAYLINEPA from the coding sequence ATGAAGCCGCTGCCGGCCACGCTACAGGTCTTCCAGCGTGGCTGGCTGTCGTCGAATAACATCTTGCTGAGCGGGCGCGGCGACACTGCGCTGATCGACAGCGGTTACGCCAGCCACGCGCCGCAAACGCTGGCGCTGGTGCAGGCCGCCTTGCAGGGACGGCCGCTGGACCGCCTGTTCAACACCCATCTGCATTCCGACCATTGCGGCGGCAACGCCATCTTGCAGGCCCATTACGGCTGCCGCACGGCGATCCCGGCGGCCGAGGCGGACAAGGTGCGCTGCTGGGATACCGACGCGCTCAGCTTCAAGGCCACCGGCCAGCAATGCCAGCGTTTTGTGTGCGATGCGACCATCGCGCCGGGCGACGTGCTGATCCTCGGCGAGCTGGAATGGCAAGTGCTGGGCGCGCCCGGCCACGATCCGCATGCGCTGATTTTTTACTGTCCGCAGGAGCGTCTGCTGATTTCGGGCGACGCGCTGTGGGAAAACGGCTTTGGCGTGATCTTCCCGGAACTCGACGGCGAATCCGGTTTTGCGGAGGCGCGCGCGACGCTGGAATTGATCGCCGGGCTGGATGCGGAACTGGCGATACCGGGCCACGGCGCGCCGTTCGGCGCTGTCGATGGGGCATTGAAGCGGGCCTTTTCGCGGCTCGATTATCTGTCGTCCGAGCCGCTGCGCAACGCGCAGAACGCGGTCAAGGTGCTGCTGAAATTCCTGCTGCTGGAGCGGCGCCGCATCGCACTGGCCGAACTGCCGGACTTGCTCGATGCGATACCGGTACTGCGCGCATCGAACCGGCGCCTGCTGCGCCAGCCGCGCGCCGAGCTGGCCGCATGGGCGGTGCGGCAATTGATCAAGGCCGGCGCGGCGCGCATCGACGGCGCTTACCTGATCAACGAGCCGGCGTAA
- a CDS encoding DUF1289 domain-containing protein has product MPALTIPTRAAAELAAPVPSPCVSLCKMNRDSGLCEGCMRTLDEIIAWSKADDDFKRAVWAELPGREALIDFDS; this is encoded by the coding sequence ATGCCTGCACTAACCATTCCTACCCGCGCCGCGGCTGAACTGGCCGCGCCGGTGCCGTCGCCCTGCGTCAGCCTGTGCAAGATGAACCGCGACAGCGGCCTGTGCGAAGGCTGCATGCGCACGCTCGATGAAATCATCGCGTGGAGCAAGGCCGACGACGACTTCAAGCGCGCCGTGTGGGCCGAGTTGCCGGGCCGCGAAGCGCTGATCGACTTCGATTCATGA